In Salmo salar chromosome ssa14, Ssal_v3.1, whole genome shotgun sequence, the sequence CATCATGTAGAGAAGAACATCAGATGTTAATGCTTTGATGTGTACATTTTGGACTGTTCTCAGCATAGAGCCACACAGTGaaggttccaatcgtttttccaccattcatttttcccataggggattttagaatccATACGGGTTGTGTTTCGTATAGGCTTACCATGGTGCGATGTTTCAATAactatgtaaatctctctcggacaaggtgacttttatcaatatattcgtctCTATTTACTTAGATTTGAAAATTCTAATTTGCATCAAAGTAGaccatgcaaaactacaaatcgcTGTAAGTTCCTGcacatcatctctagctgacacctttgctaacaggtattgtgtcaattgaaaaaagttcacagaattgtccatttaaagaaatgtagccaatttattcaCTACTACATTtaactaacattagatagttaatccagagattcttacctttgcctcgaatttggcagtctcatccagatcatcatggcatttgtagttctttatgatagccacattagcagctaattatcattttattttggaggggtaaatacaggtgaatatattgacaaaagtcaccttgtcctaaagagatttacacagttatcaaaatgtcatgccagggtaagcctacacgaaacacagcccttaagtatttaagtgtttctaaaatcctgtGGAAAAAATGAACAGTGGAAaaattattggaaccatttccttgtttgaccgctgggttttatgggtattatgactcatactgtggtactctatagccACGGAAAGTAGGGGTGCTGCACCCCCTGAAGAATCTGAATGTAACAATAGAAAttctcacaaaagtagtgcactgtgcctttactagtcctgtattagccgATATAGCCGGTCTGTAGCGCCACTACCCACTCGTCAGTGGAAAAAGCACAGCTCCCCGACCCCCAAACAGCTTCCTGCGGCTATGGTTCTCAGTGTTCTACTCTAATATTTGGAGTTGGCAGCAGTTTGCCAAGTGATCAATTGGAATGTTctgttctgagggttctaaaCACACATTTGAGCCTGGTATGTTCAAACCAGTACATAACAATAAAGCTAACAGAATATCACAATACTATATTAGGTATACTCCTATATGTGTGTACATAACAATAATGCTAACAAAATATCACAATACTATATTAGGTATACTCCTATATGTGTTAACAAGTACATCAGAAACAGACATCGCATTTACATAAAAGCATATCTTAAAGATGGCATCActatggctgcgtttagacaggcagccaattctgatctttttcagagctgatctgattggtcaaaagactaattagtgaaaaaaatattagaattgggctgcctgtctagaCGCAGCCTAAGGTGACACTCATTACCAAAAAGTGCATAAAAATCAAGCCAATCAGCACTGAGCTTTCGCTCATGATTACCCAATTACAAATGTTACGATCATAGAAAAGCATCAGACAgagtaaaaaataatatatattccttcctctctgtgtctcagagGAATACTGATATTGGGGGGTGTATTTATTAGTGCAAACCGTAGTTAAATGTTTCACATTGGAAGTGAACAATTTCAGGAATATCCCTCCCCGTTTGGTTCCTGTTGTTTTTGTTTGCctcctagtgaatacacctcaGGGTTGCCTTCAGCAGGCACAAacctattggacaagttcagaaaGTATCTTACTGCTCCCAGCTCATAACACACATTTTTACTTTATAAACAAAAAatatcaacaaaaaaaataaaaatcttccTATAAAGATAGTTGGATTAAAGTTACAGCTTTGTATTCGGTGTCTAtctgtggtggaaaaagtaccaagTTGTCATACTTTGGTAAAAGTCAAGATCCTGTACCTTAATAgcaaatgactcaagtgaaagtcacccagtaaaatactacttgattaaAAGTGTAAAAGTGtctggtttaaaatatacttaactatccataggggctcccgagtggtgcagcggtctaaggcactgcatctcaatgtaagagatgtcactacagtccctggttcaaatccaggctgtatcacatccagctgtgattgggagtcccatagggtggcgcacagctggccaggtaggctgtcattgtaaataataatttgttgttaattgacttgcctagttaaatataggtaTAGTAAATGCTATGagtcatttaaaattccttatattaagcagcactattttctagttttttatttacggatagccacggGCACACTcaatcatttacaaacgaagcatttgtgtttagtgaatccgccatatcagaggtagtagggatgaccacgtgttctctttataagtgtgtgaattggaataattttctgtcctgctaagcattcgaaatgtaacaagtactcttaggtgtcagggaaaatgtacgggAGTAAAACgtatattttctttaggagtgtagTGGAATAAAAGTGAatgttgtcaaaaatagaaatagtaacgtacagatacccaaaaaactacttaggtagtacttcaaagtatttttacttagttactttacaccactggtgtcTATACTGATATATTACTACATGTCTTCGCAAGCAGATGCATTTTAGCAGAAGAGTAGACTTCATGAAAATTGCTAAATATGTGTGTTAGCGAAGTCAAATCCATAGAATTAGAATTAGTAGAAGGAACGTTCCCATTCAAAACAACATTCTATGGTAGGTACACCAGCATTTCCATTCTactcattctaattctatagtgaGTGCAGTTGCACTGGTGAGCTGAGTCTGCCTGTCTCAGGGGGGGAGGGGATGAGAAGGAAAGTTGTTTCCGGGGATTCATCTGTTGGCTGCACCAATAAGCTGCAGCAGGCACATGAAGATCTGGACGATGTCGATGTAGATGGAGAGCGCTGCGAACACATACTCCTCTGGACTGATAGAGTTCTTCCCCTTGCCGAGCAACAGCTGTGTGTGGTACGCCAGAAACTATACACAGAAATACACCAGCAAGATATCAGAAAATATATGAGCAATATATCAGTAATGTACCAGCAATAAGTCAATGCAGACAAGAAAACAGTACATAGATAACACTAGCAACACAACTACAAAATGTGTCAAAATACCATCACTACAAAGCACAATATATTATACATATATGTTATAGGAAGAAACACATTTATACAGTTAAAGTGGTTCTGTCTGTACTACATCTACTTGTGTATTGTACTCACCAGTGTGTAGACTATTGCTCCAATGGCCGCATACACCATGTGAAGCCAAGGAATCTGGCCAGGAGGAGACAACGCCATTAGAAAACACTGAACCATTACTGTAATACAATAGACATGGAAAACAAACATGACTAGGCATggctaaaggtgtgtgtgtgtgtgtgtgtgtgtgtgtgtgtgtggttagtgaTGCGTGGGTTATATCCGAGGGGCGGACGGGTTTAGGGTAATTAAATATTATGTGGATGAAGGGCAAGGGGGGTGGCAGGCGGATTGAATAAAGACAAAACAATAAatcatggattttttttaaaggtatcattcttgtgcaatttatatctataggctacattaaggcctttctttcattattttaggctatctggCATTAGTGCAAAAGCCTAAGCTTTAGGGTCCAAATGTATGTGCCTACACGCTAATCACCAAACGCTTTTGGGAACGGGCAGAAAAAGTTAATGTCAATCCACGGAGGCAAAAAGTACAACgtgagtttaattcaataagagaaaagctgcgaAAGGACAGCAGAAAATAAAGAAAAGGTAGGGCCAGAAAAGTCATATTTGTAATatttgggaaagatttggtgaagtaATTTTGCCACTTCACCAAATAtttcccaaacattacttttccATGTTATTTGTGATGATTCTGAGGCACTACACAAATCACAAAAcagggacttcaaataggcctatggcatgtcaagggaactgtagcctactgttgagatgggttaaatggaaactgaaatctggacactgactgtaggtctataacctctcacagtcTTGCAGTAAAATTACACTAGCCAGATCTCCattgaaaaagagactctgggtctcaatgggcttttcctggttaaataaaggtcaaataaaaaaaactgtaggCAACATTTTGACTTGGGAACAGGAGGAGAAATATGATGCATttatttcagcatcttgagagaatgtgaaCACTCAGATACCATCTGTAGAGGTGCTGTCTTTATCaacatcataaaagctgatagtatttcaaacacacaaaatatgcatccaagccaaaCATGTTGGTTagttttcacagctttctatttccttacaTCGGTCAAACTGAAATTTTGCACAGAAAATCATTTTGTTACAGCATTTTTCCCCGGTTCCTAAACGTCTTTGCTCTGTGAAAGAAGATAACAGAAAACTTTACCTATGTCAACTACATTGAAGCATTCATTCGATCGATTTATAACATTCTGTTGAGCaatggtttatttagtcttctagggcaacatataatgacagaagagaagctgcatgtatcaaattatagacaagttgactaacaaatagccttccaaaatgttttaaattataagcagaaacatatcgAAAATCAGGCAAAAAAATGATCCTTTACCCCCGTCAAAAAATCGTTCTGCAGTCTTTGACTCTAGCCTATAGAGCATTTTCTatattttggggcggcaggtagtctagaggttagagtgttggaccagcaaccgaaaggttggtggataGAATCCCCGAGCTAATAAGGTACAAATGTGTcgtcctgcccctgaacaaggcagtttacccactgttcctaggccatcattgtaaataagaatttgttcataactgacttgcctggttaaataaagaaaaaatatttgcGGTGTGGGCCCCAGATTTTAACTTCATCACATATAGTCTGGAGGTTGTGggtgggttattagcaattgcgggcgggtccgggtgaacaaacagcttaCCCGCGTACCACTAGCGTGAGTGTTCATGTatgggtgcgtgcgtgcgcaaTATGCCAACTCACATATTTAAAGGAGAGTACAATGGCTGTGATGATGCCTGCCACCATGACAACAATCCCCAGGACACAGAATAGGCCTGTGCATGAGGTGAGGTCCACCTGAAGAGATACATTATGAAGTTTCAaacatttgctcacacacacacacacacacacacacacacacacacacacacacacacacacacacacacacacacacacggtgtctCTTACCTTGGTCTGGAAGCAGAAGACAGTGGTGATGATACACACAATGACGGTGATGCCCAGAGCCAGAAACACTGCCTTAGTATCATAGTAActacagagcagagacagacagacattactacCACgctcaggggtgtgtgtgtgtgtgtgtgtgtgtgtctctctcacctgGATATGGTGCCTGTCATGTAGGACATGGCCAGTGTCTGTAGAACACAGAATACACAGATCAATATAGACCACCGCAGGTCAGCACCAACCAATAAAGTCCATCATAGAGCAGTATGACAGACTAGCGTGGCCCAGTGCAGAGGTAAAAAAAAGGTCACGCCTGTGCAGTGACTTTCCCCACAGTCCTGTTAGACAGCTGAGAAGGGGAGAAATCACTCTATCACAGCCTCCTGGTTTCCACCAATCAGTGTGCCCGAATGGACATTTCGACTCTGACCCCTCCCACTCCAGGTCAGTGTTTTCAGTTGTAAGATGAAGACGCAAGTTGTGTTTAGGAAGACTGTGCGTGCATCCAAGTAGTGAGTTGTGGGGTTTATTGTCAGGAGGGTTAATGATACGTTATGATTATTGACTGCAAGCAATTACATTTAGGCCTAATTACATctgtagctgtatagtactgCTACAGCTTATGTACAGTTTATTTCAGATACTCCACGTGCATGTCATTTATAAGTGCCTGTATTGGATTTAATGCATGAGTGTTGCGCAGTAGATGTTATTGTTTCAAGATGGTTAATTCCTATAGCCTGTATGCACACTTTACCGCTGCGCTTTCATAGTTCGCGCTACTGTTAAGCCATGGTGAGAGATTTTAGAAGTTTCAGAGATTATTGTCAGCGCTCCCGTACAAGCAGTAAGATGTGGTACCGGACACAGATCAGATCTCCACTAGTCCAGAGAGGACCATAAATCTTGCCTGTCTAAGTAAttaattctctctcgctctcctgcaAGATGTTTAAACATACACTGCTGTTAATATGTGCTGTTATGTGAATATCCCTGTATAGATGCTATGCCATTCTTTCCTGTGTAGATATTCCTATTGCATAGCTGACAACAttttatatttaagcaataaggcacgagggggtgtggtatatggccaatataccacagctaaaggctgttcttaagcacgacgcaacgaggagtgcctggatacatctcttagctgtggtatattggccatataccaaactccagaggtgccttattgctattataaactggttaccaatgtaattagaagagtaaaaataaatgttctgtCATACGGCTTTCAGCATTCAGAGCTCGAACAACCCAGTTTATAACTGTTCTTACCTTTCAGGTAAATCACTGAAAAGTTTGTGTGTTCATACTATGTGTGTTGGTGACAAAGATAAATACAACTCTGCGTATGGACACATCTGCCTTGTTCTTGCTGGAACGCATGTAGTGGGTCAGAACCTTAATCAGCATTAAGTAGTAGCATTCACAGCCGACGGCTCTGACAAGCTCCAACTAGACATTTTTTCGACAGATCTGTACAGACTAGTAATAGTTACGTACAAAGATGGCCAGCAGGATGACATTCCATGGGAATTTCCTCCTAAAGACGGGAGTGGCCACATTAGGACAGCACTTCAATACAATAAAACATTGTTGTCAACTATATTGTCATCATTTTCCAAAGGAATCTTTAAGAAAGAGACTCGCCTGGGTCCTTTACAGCAGACCAGCACAATGTGAGTGACGAAATACACAGCGCTGCAAAGACATAGGTCAACACAGCTGTCAATCAAACAGGACATGCAAAACATAGGCCAGTATAGCTGTCAATCCAACAGTACTGTAAAACCATAGGTCAGTAATAAGGGATAGTACTTACAATGATGCCCAGTAGACAGCTGGGTTTGCGATCACAAACTTCTTGACAGATCCACTGCAAAGAAGAGAAACTCAGTTATACAAACACACATTTGTGCAGGAACACAAAACCACAGAAACACAGtcctagtaacacacacacactcacacaaatgtGAAGACGGCCACGATTGCGACAGTGACGAGTAGCTGAGATGCCAGGATCATATACACCTAagagaaaaatggagagagagtaTATTATACACTtcttgtgtgtttgtgcgtgtgtgtgtgtgtgttgtgttctcaCCTTTCGTATGAAGGAGTGTCGCACTTTCAGACTGTCAAAGCTGCCTGCCGCAAACCCCTCTCCATCGCCTGTGACATCAGCAGAGACATCATTAGAGTCATATGTCAGTTCACATCAGAACACATGCCTGAAAATCAACTACTAAAGTAGAACCTATAGTATCAAGTATTTATTTTATCTGTGTGAAGGAGCTTATTCAGTAGTAACAGAACACTCAGAGTAAGCCccagacaggtgagagaggagggttcAGGCTTACCGCTCAGTGCACTGCTAGGCATCGTAGGAGGGATTATAGGGGGCATGGGTGGCATCATAGGCTGGTTGTTGTACCCTGGACCCCCGGGGTAAGGCTGGCCTGGGTAGGGCCCAGCAGGGTACCCGGCAGGCTGGCCGGGGTATGGAGGTCCATGGGGACCAGGGGGGTAGAAGGACGAGGGCTGGCCTGATGGGGGACCTCCATTGGCAGGGAAGCCATAAGCAGGGGGAGGGGGGTAGTTACCACCTTGGGGGCCATAGAGGGGGGAATGAGAGTCATCGTAACCCAGGGGGAAGTCAGACCGAGACAtactgtctgggagagagaggatgagaaaagagagagagagagagagagagagagagagagagagagagagagagagagagagagagagagagagagaggggaggagggagagcgagaagtGGTTATGGCCCATTCTACCCAGAACTAAGACAGAAGTCTTAAGGCGTCAACATGCTTCCAGCCCGAAACAGTTCAGAACAGTATGTGAATATATTAGTTTCGATCTTTGGCAAGTTTTCTGGGGGCTGTTCGTGCACACACAAAAAATTCTCGTGGTCAGCCAAAGTTCGGAAGCCGAAGTCGACGCCccttcacggccggataaaaaacgtacccgatttaatctggttattactcctgcccagaaactagaatatgcatataattatttgatttggatagaaaacaccctaaagtttctaaaactctttgaatggtgtctgtgagtataacagaactcatatggcaggccaaaacctgagaagattctatatgggaagtgccccgtctgaccatttcttggccttctgtagcctctttatcgaaaatataggatctctgctgtaatgtgacattttctaaggctcccataggctctcagaaggcgccaaaacgtggaatgataactctgcagtccctgggcgaaaaacagtaggggttttggaaagtggtcgttctgagaacaatgacactggtgcgcgcatgcatgtgacgactccatttttcttctttcagtgtttgaacggatacaacgtctcccggttggaatattatcgctattttacgagaaaaatcgtataaaaattgattttaaacagcgtttgacatgcttcgaagtacggtaatggaatatttttaattcttttgtcacgatacgcgccggcgcgtcacccttcggatagtgtcttgaacgcaagaacaaaacgcagctatttggatataactatggattatttggaaccaaaacaacattgggtgttgaaatagaagtcctgggagtgcattctgacgaagaacagcaaaggtaatccaatttctcttatagtaaatctgagtttggtgagtgccaaacttggtgggtgtcaaaatagctagccatgatggccgggctatctactcagaatattgcaaaaatgtgctttcaccgaaaagctattttaaaatcggacaccgcgattgcataaaggagttctgtatctataattcttaaaataattgttatgttttttgtgaacgtttatcgtgagtaatttagtaaattcaccggaagttttcggtgggtatgctagttctgaacaaaacatgctaatgtgaaaagctggtttttgatataaatatgaacttcattgaacaaaacatgcatgtattgtttaacataatgtcctaggattgtcatctgatgaagatcaaaggttagtgctgcatttagctgtggttttggtttttgtgacattaaatgctagcttgaaaaatgggtgtgtgattatttcaggcagggtactctcctgacaatctaatgttttgctttcgttgtaaagcctttttgaaatcggacaatgtggttagataaaggagagtcttgtctttaaaatggtgtaaaatagtcatatgtttgaaaaaaatggaagtttttgcatttttgaggcatttgtaattcgcgccacgctctaccattggatattggtgaggcgttccgctagcggaacatccaGATGTAAGATTAATATATGAtgccaaatgtgttatttcatagttttgatgtcttcaccattattctacaatgtagaaaatagtcaaaataaagaaaaacccttgaatgcgtAGGTGTACAAACTGGACTGGTACTGTAATCTGTGGTTCACACACACTGCAGCAcaaccacaccatacacacatgCTCCTGACAGACATTTCAATTTCTAATAACCACtattatacacacaccacacattatCACATACATTGAACACTACAGAGctcaacgacagagagagagtttagagagTAGAGTTTATATAGACAATTTAACTTGGAGTGATCATTATGGGAGTTCCCACAGTTAGGGATTAAGCCTCTAAACTGCCACAAACAGGGATAGTTTGGGTGTAGGCCTCCACTTTACAATATGCCATTACGTCACATCTCCAGCACTAAGCAACAGTGAAAAATATCAGCTGGACAAGAATGCTTCAACTGCTTACCGCCCATAAAACAGTCCCtgcgtgtgtgttgggtgtgtagTGACACACAGGCTTATGACTAAACACTGTAACTTCTTCAGCCGTAACTCATGGCAGAGTTTGAAGTGAGAATGTGGTTGTGTAACATTAACTGGTTGGGTAGGTTTCTAATCCAAGTAGTATGCCCGATTCAAAACCGCTTTCGCCCACTGACCTACCAAAGTATCCATGTTTGGCcatagccaacacacacacacacgtgcttaAATTAAGTCGCAGGCAAAAGGTAGAATGGCCAACTCCCCTCACTCAATTGTGGTTTAGACAACCGCCTCACAAGGTAACGTGTACAATAGGCCTATTCAGGTGTAACCCAAGGACTACCAACTTCAGCTCATATTCAATCCATATGCTTTTTTCTTTAAAACGATCACCGTGAGTGTATGGTGTGCCGGAAGTATAAAAATAGTTTGACTCACCACGCAATGAATCCAGGAAAAACAAGAACGCAAACAATGACAACAAGACAAAAAACGATTAAGGCGACCAGTCTTATAACACGGCTATAACCACCCAATCTCTAAACGACAGATTATCAAATTATGGAAGTTTGA encodes:
- the LOC106569471 gene encoding protein lifeguard 3 isoform X1, whose amino-acid sequence is MSRSDFPLGYDDSHSPLYGPQGGNYPPPPAYGFPANGGPPSGQPSSFYPPGPHGPPYPGQPAGYPAGPYPGQPYPGGPGYNNQPMMPPMPPIIPPTMPSSALSGDGEGFAAGSFDSLKVRHSFIRKVYMILASQLLVTVAIVAVFTFVGSVKKFVIANPAVYWASFAVYFVTHIVLVCCKGPRRKFPWNVILLAIFTLAMSYMTGTISSYYDTKAVFLALGITVIVCIITTVFCFQTKVDLTSCTGLFCVLGIVVMVAGIITAIVLSFKYIPWLHMVYAAIGAIVYTLFLAYHTQLLLGKGKNSISPEEYVFAALSIYIDIVQIFMCLLQLIGAANR
- the LOC106569471 gene encoding protein lifeguard 3 isoform X2; its protein translation is MSRSDFPLGYDDSHSPLYGPQGGNYPPPPAYGFPANGGPPSGQPSSFYPPGPHGPPYPGQPAGYPAGPYPGQPYPGGPGYNNQPMMPPMPPIIPPTMPSSALSGDGEGFAAGSFDSLKVRHSFIRKVYMILASQLLVTVAIVAVFTFVGSVKKFVIANPAVYWASFAVYFVTHIVLVCCKGPRRKFPWNVILLAIFTLAMSYMTGTISSYYDTKAVFLALGITVIVCIITTVFCFQTKIPWLHMVYAAIGAIVYTLFLAYHTQLLLGKGKNSISPEEYVFAALSIYIDIVQIFMCLLQLIGAANR